The proteins below come from a single Sander vitreus isolate 19-12246 chromosome 15, sanVit1, whole genome shotgun sequence genomic window:
- the hmox2b gene encoding heme oxygenase 2, with the protein MEATANVSNGAGLVYEEKEDTLGPEDLSEVLAAGTKEVHEKAENTQFVKDFLRGRIRKELFKLGAVALYYTYTAMEEEIERNKDHPHFAPLYFPSELHRHEALARDLEYFYGPDWQSQVSCSQATQRYVDRIHQVGQEDPVLLVAHAYTRYMGDLSGGQVLKKVAQRAMKLPPTGEGLEFYQFDGIHSAKAFKQLYRSRMNELELDMETKKRLVEEAVKAFHFNMEVFEELDEIGKTIQEDALDAGVPVHGAMGGDISKCPYYAAKMAASGGTAYACQLAMAVLRHPTGQVLFAAWFAALAGLAAWYLM; encoded by the exons ATGGAGGCAACAGCCAATGTGTCCAATGGAGCAGGGCTGGTATATGAGGAAAAAGAAGACACTCTCGG TCCCGAGGATCTGTCTGAGGTGCTGGCAGCAGGGACCAAGGAGGTCCATGAAAAGGCTGAGAACACCCAGTTTGTGAAAGATTTCCTCAGGGGACGCATCCGCAAAGAGCTCTTCAAG CTTGGCGCCGTGGCACTCTACTATACTTATACAGCCATGGAGGAGGAGATTGAAAGGAACAAAGACCACCCCCACTTTGCCCCTCTATATTTTCCTTCAGAGCTGCACCGCCACGAGGCCCTGGCCCGTGACCTTGAGTACTTTTACGGCCCTGACTGGCAGAGCCAGGTCAGCTGCTCCCAGGCCACCCAACGCTATGTAGACCGTATTCATCAAGTAGGGCAGGAGGACCCAGTGCTGCTGGTGGCCCACGCCTACACCCGCTACATGGGGGACCTGTCCGGGGGCCAGGTGCTAAAGAAGGTAGCGCAGAGAGCCATGAAGCTGCCGCCCACCGGGGAGGGCTTGGAATTCTATCAGTTTGATGGCATCCATAGTGCCAAAGCATTCAAGCAGCTGTACCGTAGTCGGATGAACGAGTTGGAACTGGACATGGAAACAAAGAAGAGGCTGGTAGAAGAGGCTGTCAAGGCCTTTCACTTCAACATGGAG GTGTTTGAGGAGTTGGACGAGATCGGTAAAACCATCCAGGAGGATGCTTTAGATGCTGGCGTGCCCGTCCATGGGGCAATGGGTGGAGACATCAGCAAGTGTCCCTACTATGCTGCCAAAATGG CGGCATCAGGTGGAACAGCATACGCCTGTCAGCTTGCCATGGCCGTACTCCGACACCCAACAGGCCAGGTCCTGTTTGCTGCTTGGTTTGCTGCTCTGGCTGGATTGGCTGCATGGTATCTGATGTGA
- the tedc2 gene encoding uncharacterized protein tedc2 isoform X2, with protein sequence MSTNENKVTTARHPDTSMSLLFMVEQAIKSCKAEQAKINDSIQLYRELLQTLTPQPKTDCDESECADGAAIDTVTSPGEKEDMELLERALQKALRVRTGTGSSKKASKKQSAPRKEPGTTAAVTSKEGRQASAASKGNQTTNRSTSKSASFDRKEHKKPGGIVHQQAAARNSEQAVSASGSLDRDQLHTSTLHSKIQTIRSNVLSGNDLGRAAAISIPSDNTVPVSHTQGSGAHSLPRQTGGRKASDQTSKWKSLRSKQNRLWDKVVALQRKPAPGRSHFMERMRATFPKDWPCGSPDQTRVLVNRLTHTGHDLTQHCQTKELLAIEMPEAATELGGKANKNDFFLTPERLSMTAAQLQNFAYQAKQEWETWDQWRPEAGCLCPTGANGAWGDGMIAPLPLTITYTTEAEFRKLEKLRMSVALLQQEMYLEQALLDTLSSHLSSIVPGPGCPSVSVLRGMYSLLGEGGERFPAIVLDCELD encoded by the exons ATGTCAACCAACGAG AACAAAGTCACCACAGCGCGACATCCAGACACAAGCATGTCACTGCTGTTTATGGTTGAGCAAGCTATCAAGTCATGCAAAGCTGAGCAAGCCAAGATTAACGACAGTATACAACTCTACAGAGAACTATTACAGACCTT AACGCCACAACCAAAGACGGACTGTGATGAGTCAGAATGTGCAGATGGTGCTGCTATAG ACACAGTTACCTCACCAGGGGAGAAAGAAGATATGGAATTGCTTGAGCGAGCCCTGCAGAAAGCCCTCCGTGTCCGCACTGGCACAGGATCTTCTAAAAAAGCCTCAAAAAAACAATCTGCACCTCGAAAGGAACCCGGCACCACAGCAGCTGTCACATCCAAAGAGGGAAGGCAGGCATCTGCAGCTTCTAAAGGAAATCAGACGACCAACAGATCAACCTCTAAATCTGCCAGTTTTGACAGAAAAGAGCACAAAAAGCCTG GTGGAATTGTGCATCAACAGGCAGCAGCAAGGAACTCAGAGCAGGCTGTCTCAGCGTCTGGCTCTCTTGATCGGGATCAATTACACACCTCAACCCTCCACTCTAAAATCCAGACTATTAGAAGCAACGTGCTGAGTGGAAATGACCTGGGCAGAGCTGCAGCTATCTCCATTCCTTCAGATAACACAGTgcctgtttcacacacacaggggtCTGGAGCTCACAGTTTACCTCGACAGACTGG TGGCAGGAAAGCTTCTGATCAAACTTCAAAATGGAAATCTCTGAGGAGCAAGCAAAACAG GTTATGGGACAAAGTGGTTGCCCTACAGAGGAAACCTGCGCCTGGGAGGAGTCACTTCATGGAGAGAATGAGAGCCACG TTCCCCAAGGATTGGCCATGTGGCAGCCCGGATCAGACCAGGGTTCTGGTCAACAGACTGACTCACACAGGGCATGACCTCACCCAGCACTGCCAGACAAAAGAGCTTCTAGCCATAGAGATGCCAGAAGCAGCCACAGAGCTGG GTGGTAAGGCAAACAAGAATGACTTCTTTCTGACACCTGAGAGGTTGTCGATGACAGCAGCACAACTCCAGAACTTTGCATACCAAGCGAAACAAG AGTGGGAAACATGGGATCAATGGAGGCCAGAGGCAGGTTGTCTTTGCCCCACTGGGGCAAATGGTGCGTGGGGAGATGGGATGATTGCGCCCCTGCCCCTGACTATAACCTACACGACAGAGGCAGAGTTCAGAAAGCTGGAGAAGCTGAGGATGAGCGTGGCACTGCTGCAACAGGAGATGTACCTCGAGCAG GCTCTGTTGGACACTCTGTCCTCTCATCTTTCTTCTATAGTACCTGGGCCTGGATGTCCCAGCGTCAGTGTGCTGAGAGGCATGTACTCCCTGCTGGGTGAAGGAGGGGAGCGTTTCCCTGCCATAGTCCTGGACTGTGAGCTTGACTGA
- the LOC144530292 gene encoding uncharacterized protein LOC144530292 codes for MGCTTGHLACQTQPQTNAGQEGQSLEAGGAKVPDVLSSLERLSQATGGMEKSWYRCIFPFGIISLVIGVAGTGVTYTYNDLPQTKVVSVVLLVVGVLLLLMATTCWIVHKKKRRKKKEGGSFTSEQCPL; via the coding sequence ATGGGCTGTACAACGGGCCACCTGGCTTGCCAAACCCAGCCCCAGACCAACGCGGGGCAGGAGGGTCAGTCCCTGGAGGCTGGTGGTGCTAAAGTCCCTGACGTGCTCTCCTCTCTGGAGCGTCTGTCCCAGGCCACTGGAGGCATGGAGAAGTCCTGGTACCGCTGCATCTTTCCCTTTGGAATCATCTCTTTGGTGATCGGCGTCGCAGGAACTGGGGTGACCTACACCTATAATGACCTGCCTCAGACTAAAGTGGTGTCAGTGGTGCTACTTGTCGTGGGTGTTTTGCTGTTGCTGATGGCCACCACCTGTTGGATTGTCcacaagaaaaagagaaggaaaaagaaagagggaggatcGTTCACCTCTGAGCAATGTCCCTTGTGA
- the tedc2 gene encoding uncharacterized protein tedc2 isoform X1, which translates to MERCQPTSLLMVSCVLSRQNKVTTARHPDTSMSLLFMVEQAIKSCKAEQAKINDSIQLYRELLQTLTPQPKTDCDESECADGAAIDTVTSPGEKEDMELLERALQKALRVRTGTGSSKKASKKQSAPRKEPGTTAAVTSKEGRQASAASKGNQTTNRSTSKSASFDRKEHKKPGGIVHQQAAARNSEQAVSASGSLDRDQLHTSTLHSKIQTIRSNVLSGNDLGRAAAISIPSDNTVPVSHTQGSGAHSLPRQTGGRKASDQTSKWKSLRSKQNRLWDKVVALQRKPAPGRSHFMERMRATFPKDWPCGSPDQTRVLVNRLTHTGHDLTQHCQTKELLAIEMPEAATELGGKANKNDFFLTPERLSMTAAQLQNFAYQAKQEWETWDQWRPEAGCLCPTGANGAWGDGMIAPLPLTITYTTEAEFRKLEKLRMSVALLQQEMYLEQALLDTLSSHLSSIVPGPGCPSVSVLRGMYSLLGEGGERFPAIVLDCELD; encoded by the exons ATGGAAAGATGTCAACCAACGAG TTTGTTAATGGTTTCTTGCGTGTTGTCACGGCAGAACAAAGTCACCACAGCGCGACATCCAGACACAAGCATGTCACTGCTGTTTATGGTTGAGCAAGCTATCAAGTCATGCAAAGCTGAGCAAGCCAAGATTAACGACAGTATACAACTCTACAGAGAACTATTACAGACCTT AACGCCACAACCAAAGACGGACTGTGATGAGTCAGAATGTGCAGATGGTGCTGCTATAG ACACAGTTACCTCACCAGGGGAGAAAGAAGATATGGAATTGCTTGAGCGAGCCCTGCAGAAAGCCCTCCGTGTCCGCACTGGCACAGGATCTTCTAAAAAAGCCTCAAAAAAACAATCTGCACCTCGAAAGGAACCCGGCACCACAGCAGCTGTCACATCCAAAGAGGGAAGGCAGGCATCTGCAGCTTCTAAAGGAAATCAGACGACCAACAGATCAACCTCTAAATCTGCCAGTTTTGACAGAAAAGAGCACAAAAAGCCTG GTGGAATTGTGCATCAACAGGCAGCAGCAAGGAACTCAGAGCAGGCTGTCTCAGCGTCTGGCTCTCTTGATCGGGATCAATTACACACCTCAACCCTCCACTCTAAAATCCAGACTATTAGAAGCAACGTGCTGAGTGGAAATGACCTGGGCAGAGCTGCAGCTATCTCCATTCCTTCAGATAACACAGTgcctgtttcacacacacaggggtCTGGAGCTCACAGTTTACCTCGACAGACTGG TGGCAGGAAAGCTTCTGATCAAACTTCAAAATGGAAATCTCTGAGGAGCAAGCAAAACAG GTTATGGGACAAAGTGGTTGCCCTACAGAGGAAACCTGCGCCTGGGAGGAGTCACTTCATGGAGAGAATGAGAGCCACG TTCCCCAAGGATTGGCCATGTGGCAGCCCGGATCAGACCAGGGTTCTGGTCAACAGACTGACTCACACAGGGCATGACCTCACCCAGCACTGCCAGACAAAAGAGCTTCTAGCCATAGAGATGCCAGAAGCAGCCACAGAGCTGG GTGGTAAGGCAAACAAGAATGACTTCTTTCTGACACCTGAGAGGTTGTCGATGACAGCAGCACAACTCCAGAACTTTGCATACCAAGCGAAACAAG AGTGGGAAACATGGGATCAATGGAGGCCAGAGGCAGGTTGTCTTTGCCCCACTGGGGCAAATGGTGCGTGGGGAGATGGGATGATTGCGCCCCTGCCCCTGACTATAACCTACACGACAGAGGCAGAGTTCAGAAAGCTGGAGAAGCTGAGGATGAGCGTGGCACTGCTGCAACAGGAGATGTACCTCGAGCAG GCTCTGTTGGACACTCTGTCCTCTCATCTTTCTTCTATAGTACCTGGGCCTGGATGTCCCAGCGTCAGTGTGCTGAGAGGCATGTACTCCCTGCTGGGTGAAGGAGGGGAGCGTTTCCCTGCCATAGTCCTGGACTGTGAGCTTGACTGA